The proteins below are encoded in one region of Oscillospiraceae bacterium:
- a CDS encoding DUF4097 domain-containing protein: protein MSKTRIVTIACRCISALALLGLSVWFIFSGIIGLDGDWFSFGPMNESVMYSVSANDIDNLTISWTTGAVSVDIHDSNYIRITEFSRRALREGQQLDYRVDNNILNINFRADGARRRHMPAKRLEILIPRALSQGLNQLNITTTTGRITIDNIHASELSARTTTGRVELNAVYADIINLRTTTGRVEAFNTEVQAIQTHTTTGRHEISGTFGAIDARSTTGRIELTSTTVPNSIVARATTGRISVVVPNGGEPVTVQQSTTTGRFSSDIPIVTHSSADAQFRLTTTTGRISIYELRR from the coding sequence TTGAGCAAGACAAGAATTGTAACGATTGCATGTCGGTGCATCAGTGCATTGGCATTGCTGGGGTTGAGCGTATGGTTTATTTTCAGCGGCATCATTGGCTTGGATGGTGATTGGTTTAGTTTCGGTCCGATGAACGAGTCTGTGATGTATAGCGTATCTGCCAACGACATTGACAACTTAACAATCAGCTGGACGACCGGAGCTGTCAGCGTTGACATACACGACAGCAACTACATTCGCATCACCGAATTTTCGCGCCGTGCATTACGCGAAGGACAGCAGCTTGACTACAGAGTTGATAACAATATATTAAACATCAACTTTCGTGCCGATGGTGCAAGACGCCGACATATGCCAGCCAAACGACTGGAAATACTGATTCCACGTGCCCTCAGCCAAGGGCTTAACCAACTTAACATTACAACAACTACCGGACGCATAACCATCGACAATATCCACGCGAGCGAGTTGAGCGCCCGCACAACGACAGGGCGTGTTGAACTTAATGCCGTCTATGCCGACATCATCAATTTGCGTACGACAACGGGACGTGTTGAGGCATTCAACACTGAGGTACAGGCCATTCAGACGCATACGACAACAGGCAGGCATGAGATTTCCGGCACATTTGGTGCAATTGATGCGCGAAGTACGACAGGTAGAATTGAACTAACCAGCACAACGGTGCCCAACAGCATCGTTGCGCGTGCGACGACCGGCCGCATTAGTGTGGTCGTGCCAAATGGCGGCGAGCCTGTCACGGTACAACAATCAACAACGACCGGCCGCTTTTCAAGCGATATTCCGATTGTCACGCATAGCAGTGCCGACGCACAATTTAGGCTGACAACAACGACTGGCCGGATTTCGATTTACGAATTGCGCCGCTAA
- a CDS encoding permease prefix domain 1-containing protein, whose amino-acid sequence MQDKLRNYIEGLFEDAPQTKKTVELKEEMIQNLGDKYNDLFSDGKSPEAAFNIAVAGIGDVSALLRQLEDDAKGGSQESEAMRRKSAMLTAVAVMMYILCVLPLIILSELEVAYADAIGLSFLFIGAAAATGLLIYNSMTKPQYHKEDDTVVEEFKEWQASTQEYKQMRKAISSTLWSIILVLYFVISFSTFAWHITWIIFPVGGAVEALINLFFSIKKDRGERH is encoded by the coding sequence ATGCAAGACAAACTACGCAACTATATCGAGGGGCTGTTTGAAGACGCGCCTCAGACCAAAAAAACCGTCGAACTAAAAGAAGAGATGATTCAAAACCTCGGGGATAAATACAATGATCTATTCTCCGATGGAAAGTCGCCTGAAGCAGCATTTAACATCGCTGTCGCGGGCATTGGTGACGTGAGCGCACTATTGCGACAACTGGAAGACGACGCCAAAGGCGGCTCGCAGGAAAGTGAAGCTATGCGCCGCAAATCGGCAATGCTAACCGCCGTAGCAGTAATGATGTACATTCTTTGCGTGTTGCCGTTGATTATTTTGAGCGAATTGGAGGTCGCGTATGCCGACGCTATTGGGTTGTCCTTTTTGTTCATCGGCGCGGCCGCAGCAACAGGGTTACTCATTTACAACAGTATGACAAAACCACAATATCACAAAGAGGACGATACCGTAGTCGAAGAATTCAAAGAGTGGCAAGCATCAACTCAAGAGTACAAACAAATGCGCAAAGCTATTTCCTCGACCTTGTGGTCGATCATCCTCGTGCTGTATTTTGTCATTAGCTTCTCCACCTTCGCATGGCACATTACGTGGATTATCTTCCCCGTTGGCGGGGCTGTCGAGGCACTGATTAATCTCTTTTTCTCAATCAAGAAAGACAGGGGGGAAAGACATTGA
- a CDS encoding PadR family transcriptional regulator, which translates to MPIASDLIRGHTDAIILACLADSDNYGYEINKSIHQRTGGQYELKEATLYSAFRRLEQSGCISSYWGDEQTGARRRYYTITDTGRATHRALINEWREAKATIDKLIETEET; encoded by the coding sequence ATGCCAATTGCGTCTGATCTTATTCGCGGCCACACTGATGCCATCATTCTTGCCTGTCTGGCGGACAGCGACAATTATGGCTACGAAATCAACAAATCCATCCATCAGCGAACCGGCGGGCAATATGAACTGAAAGAAGCTACACTCTATTCCGCATTTCGGCGGCTCGAGCAATCGGGCTGCATCTCCTCGTATTGGGGCGATGAGCAAACCGGCGCACGCCGACGGTATTATACCATCACCGATACGGGACGTGCAACCCACCGCGCGCTGATTAACGAATGGCGCGAGGCCAAAGCTACCATTGATAAACTAATTGAAACGGAGGAAACTTAA
- a CDS encoding UDP-glucose--hexose-1-phosphate uridylyltransferase, with protein sequence MISANIEKLLSYGQDNGLLSQHDVIVARNALLDLFRLTMPHEQAISNDASSISALLAPMLDYAVETGLIANDTIDERDLFVAKIMGLLTPRAGEVVERFYSRLRHDAALATDWFYQFSKATNYIQTERIAKNHCWTADTDFGNVEMTVNLTKPEKTTAEVMAAAKAPASGYPKCLLCAENAGYVGNLRHPGRQNHRIIPIELCDELWYFQFSPYSYYNEHCIVLSEQHVPMNVNALTFKRLLDFVQQFPHYFLGSNAGLPIVGGSILSHEHYQGGRHTFAIDNAEILAEYTHPDYEGLMLELVKWPTSAVRLRCESPQTLAAACGAMLAIWEQYDDEERDIVSFMGDAPHNTVTPIARKRHGTYEMTIALRNNRTTEQYPMGIFHPHEQWHHIKKENIGLIEVMGLAVLPPRLMREYPDDVALHAEADRVFVEVLKDTGVFKQTSHGLEGFAKFLDVCGYSKS encoded by the coding sequence ATGATTTCTGCCAATATTGAAAAATTGCTTTCTTATGGACAAGACAACGGTTTGCTGTCGCAACACGACGTTATTGTCGCGCGCAACGCCCTGCTCGACTTGTTCAGACTCACGATGCCGCACGAGCAGGCTATATCCAATGACGCATCGAGCATCAGTGCTTTGCTTGCACCCATGCTCGATTATGCTGTAGAAACAGGATTAATTGCCAACGATACCATCGACGAGCGCGATTTGTTTGTCGCCAAGATTATGGGTTTGTTAACGCCGCGCGCTGGCGAGGTTGTCGAGAGATTTTACAGCCGGCTGCGGCACGACGCTGCACTGGCAACCGATTGGTTCTATCAATTCAGTAAGGCGACCAACTACATACAAACCGAGCGCATTGCTAAAAACCATTGCTGGACAGCTGATACGGACTTTGGCAATGTTGAAATGACAGTCAATTTGACCAAGCCGGAAAAGACAACCGCTGAAGTCATGGCGGCGGCGAAAGCACCCGCGAGTGGGTACCCAAAGTGTTTGCTTTGTGCTGAAAATGCCGGTTACGTAGGGAATTTGCGCCATCCCGGACGGCAAAACCATCGCATTATTCCCATCGAGCTGTGCGATGAACTGTGGTATTTCCAATTTTCGCCGTACTCATATTATAACGAGCATTGTATTGTCTTATCCGAGCAGCATGTCCCTATGAATGTCAATGCTTTGACATTTAAGCGGCTGCTCGATTTTGTGCAGCAGTTTCCGCATTATTTTTTGGGCTCTAACGCAGGATTGCCCATTGTCGGCGGCTCGATTTTGAGCCATGAGCATTACCAAGGCGGACGGCATACTTTTGCCATTGACAATGCCGAAATACTGGCGGAATACACGCACCCCGATTATGAGGGGTTGATGTTGGAACTTGTCAAATGGCCGACAAGCGCTGTGCGTTTGCGTTGTGAGTCACCGCAGACGCTGGCGGCGGCCTGTGGGGCGATGTTGGCAATATGGGAGCAGTACGATGACGAAGAGCGCGATATCGTGTCGTTTATGGGCGATGCGCCGCACAACACGGTAACACCTATTGCGCGGAAACGGCACGGCACTTATGAAATGACCATTGCCCTGCGCAACAACCGTACAACGGAACAGTACCCCATGGGCATTTTTCATCCGCACGAGCAATGGCACCATATTAAAAAGGAAAATATTGGGCTGATTGAAGTCATGGGCTTAGCGGTCCTACCGCCGCGGCTAATGCGTGAATATCCGGACGACGTGGCATTGCACGCTGAGGCTGATCGCGTCTTTGTCGAAGTGCTGAAAGACACCGGCGTATTCAAGCAGACCTCTCACGGGTTGGAGGGTTTTGCTAAATTTTTAGATGTATGCGGATATTCAAAATCGTAG
- a CDS encoding GNAT family N-acetyltransferase: MAKRGAFRRVLNRIEGPYRVMLALYAALLIVAFVFDTPYDIWHGLLRILTSRSLLVTDYAAIGGVGAMLVSSVIVGVFSMTTLILGGVKANGGTLMGLWLILGFGFFGKNLFNTIPLTLGVFAFAKYKRMPFRDVAVTTMMCASVSPIVSEVAYLAGFPSLMSILAGGAIGVFIGFIFAPLGAAMNKVHGGYLLYNAGFVGGIIATFAVSLLRSAGFDIVTMNIWSTDYTLPLSIMMYLISATFIVLGLIKGGQGQWRKMRKINSHSGRLVTDFYELYGDVTYLNMGILCALATTVVLVVGGAINGATMGGIFCIVGFGALGKNLRNVVPIIIGAVISAFWNDSPITSPSNMLAILFGTGIAPLAGQFGIFWGIVAGFIHVNIASFVGLLNGGLNLYNNGFAGGFVVIFMVPIIVALRRNRVNVRVSKLKDVDDISSILACSHKSAYRGIVHDDYLDALKDDHWVDFLMDGLCEDSIFCMVAEHNHEIVGAAILGKGDSNHEVTLTSMYLHPDKIGKKIGSAFYAAIETELKDRGFLNCTMVVLENNARAIRFFEARGFLETGKEIRTDMGKRKYTSKVFEKPL; the protein is encoded by the coding sequence ATGGCCAAACGCGGGGCATTTAGACGCGTTCTCAACCGAATAGAAGGACCTTATCGCGTCATGCTTGCACTGTATGCCGCTTTACTTATTGTTGCCTTTGTTTTTGACACGCCGTATGATATTTGGCACGGACTGCTGCGCATTTTAACGTCTCGCAGTTTACTTGTCACCGACTACGCCGCCATTGGCGGTGTCGGCGCCATGCTGGTCAGTTCAGTCATTGTAGGCGTCTTCTCAATGACAACATTGATCCTCGGCGGCGTAAAGGCCAATGGCGGCACACTGATGGGGCTTTGGCTGATTTTGGGCTTCGGTTTCTTTGGCAAAAATTTATTCAACACCATTCCGCTGACACTGGGCGTATTCGCTTTTGCCAAGTATAAGCGCATGCCGTTCCGCGATGTCGCTGTCACAACCATGATGTGCGCGTCGGTCTCACCTATCGTGTCTGAGGTTGCCTACCTGGCGGGATTCCCGTCATTGATGAGTATCTTGGCAGGCGGCGCAATTGGTGTTTTTATCGGGTTTATTTTCGCGCCGTTGGGCGCAGCGATGAATAAAGTCCACGGCGGCTATTTACTCTACAACGCTGGCTTTGTCGGCGGCATTATTGCTACATTTGCCGTCAGTTTATTGCGCAGCGCCGGATTCGACATTGTCACTATGAATATTTGGAGTACCGACTATACGTTGCCGCTCAGCATCATGATGTATCTTATATCGGCCACCTTTATTGTGTTGGGGCTGATCAAAGGCGGTCAGGGACAATGGCGCAAAATGCGTAAAATCAACAGCCATTCGGGCCGTCTTGTCACTGATTTTTACGAACTTTACGGCGACGTAACTTACCTCAATATGGGTATTCTTTGCGCGTTGGCGACGACGGTGGTTTTAGTCGTCGGCGGTGCCATCAATGGCGCGACGATGGGCGGCATTTTCTGTATCGTCGGCTTCGGTGCGCTGGGCAAAAACTTGCGCAATGTTGTGCCGATTATCATCGGTGCTGTCATCAGTGCCTTTTGGAATGATAGCCCCATTACCTCACCATCGAATATGTTGGCCATTCTGTTCGGCACCGGCATTGCGCCGCTGGCAGGGCAGTTTGGCATTTTTTGGGGCATTGTCGCAGGGTTTATTCACGTCAATATCGCCAGTTTTGTCGGGCTGCTCAACGGCGGGCTCAACCTCTACAACAATGGCTTTGCCGGCGGGTTTGTCGTCATTTTTATGGTGCCGATCATTGTGGCATTGCGGCGCAATCGGGTTAACGTCCGCGTATCGAAACTCAAAGATGTTGACGACATCAGCTCAATTTTGGCATGCAGCCATAAATCGGCCTATCGCGGCATTGTGCATGATGACTACCTTGACGCGCTTAAAGACGACCACTGGGTTGATTTTTTGATGGACGGACTGTGTGAGGACAGCATTTTCTGTATGGTTGCTGAACACAACCATGAGATTGTCGGCGCCGCAATTTTAGGTAAAGGCGACAGTAATCACGAGGTGACGCTGACATCAATGTATCTTCATCCCGACAAAATCGGCAAAAAAATCGGCAGCGCTTTTTACGCCGCGATTGAAACCGAGCTAAAAGACCGTGGTTTTCTCAATTGCACGATGGTGGTGTTGGAAAACAATGCGCGGGCAATTCGCTTCTTCGAAGCGCGCGGGTTCTTGGAAACAGGGAAGGAAATTCGGACAGATATGGGCAAGAGAAAGTATACGAGTAAAGTGTTTGAGAAACCATTGTAA
- a CDS encoding Wzz/FepE/Etk N-terminal domain-containing protein, producing the protein MGNFSEINLVRILLALKKKLWLLLLLSLLAGSAFFVYTRYAVTPLYRASVSLFVDNSGEGGTQTLADINAARQLVNTYIAMASSNTVLNQVAEEIDNAYSAGDIRAMITTSIITNTEIFRIEITNASPGKAALIANVIADVATVELPNFIEGSSIRVVDSAQAPRTPFSPSVPRNTVLGTMFGFLLAAGIVILLDIRSDKVETVEKTDMLFGVPILGEIPSFKNHQ; encoded by the coding sequence GTGGGTAATTTTTCCGAAATCAATTTGGTGCGGATACTTCTCGCATTGAAGAAAAAATTGTGGTTGCTTCTTTTGTTGTCGTTGTTGGCCGGCAGTGCTTTTTTTGTCTATACACGTTACGCTGTCACTCCATTATATCGCGCATCGGTATCGCTGTTCGTGGATAATTCCGGTGAAGGTGGTACGCAAACTTTAGCAGATATCAACGCTGCGCGGCAACTTGTAAACACATACATTGCCATGGCTTCGAGTAATACTGTACTCAACCAAGTGGCCGAAGAAATTGATAACGCATATTCTGCCGGCGATATTCGGGCAATGATAACGACATCTATCATTACAAACACAGAGATATTCAGAATAGAAATAACAAACGCCTCTCCGGGCAAGGCGGCATTAATTGCCAATGTTATAGCTGATGTGGCTACTGTTGAACTCCCTAATTTCATTGAAGGCAGCTCTATTCGGGTTGTCGACAGTGCGCAAGCGCCGCGCACGCCGTTCAGCCCAAGCGTTCCCCGAAATACTGTGCTTGGCACTATGTTCGGCTTTCTTCTGGCCGCGGGTATTGTGATATTACTGGATATTCGGAGCGATAAGGTTGAGACTGTTGAAAAAACCGATATGCTGTTTGGTGTGCCGATTTTAGGAGAAATTCCAAGCTTCAAAAATCACCAGTAA
- a CDS encoding CpsD/CapB family tyrosine-protein kinase: MSVFNSKSERGGERPKGHVLNEVSPFAIKENYNILRANIVSALPTDKCNLIGVTSPSQSEGKSTNCLNLAISFATAGNKVLLMDFDLRLPSIFRLLNLPIGPGVSDILIGASHRNEELFKRTNIENLRIITSGEVPQNPSVLLESPKMGDLFDMLASRYDYILIDMPPVNVVADAGILSKYMAGVVLVVRQNRTKNQDVKQAISQLNFAGVNILGVLLNDVKERQEKYGYGGYEYAAKEE; encoded by the coding sequence ATGTCAGTATTCAACTCAAAATCCGAGAGAGGAGGCGAGCGGCCGAAAGGACACGTGTTAAACGAGGTGTCGCCGTTTGCTATCAAAGAAAATTATAATATACTCCGTGCCAACATTGTCTCGGCGCTGCCGACGGATAAATGCAATTTAATCGGCGTCACAAGCCCCTCACAATCGGAAGGCAAGAGCACCAATTGTTTAAATTTGGCAATCAGTTTTGCGACTGCGGGCAACAAGGTTTTGCTTATGGATTTCGATCTCAGACTGCCAAGCATCTTCCGCCTGTTAAATTTGCCGATAGGCCCCGGAGTATCCGATATCCTCATCGGGGCGTCACATAGAAATGAAGAGTTATTTAAAAGAACAAACATTGAAAACCTCCGCATTATAACATCGGGTGAGGTGCCGCAAAATCCCTCTGTGTTGCTCGAATCGCCAAAAATGGGCGACTTGTTTGACATGCTGGCATCGCGGTATGACTATATTTTGATAGACATGCCGCCTGTCAATGTTGTTGCTGACGCAGGCATTCTTTCCAAATACATGGCCGGCGTCGTTCTTGTCGTGCGCCAAAATCGCACAAAAAATCAAGACGTAAAGCAAGCTATTTCTCAACTCAATTTTGCCGGAGTCAACATATTGGGCGTTTTGCTCAATGACGTCAAAGAAAGACAAGAGAAATACGGTTACGGCGGCTATGAGTATGCCGCGAAAGAAGAGTAA
- a CDS encoding polysaccharide biosynthesis protein — protein MRKDRSLLKKISLLVYDIIIIHLALLLALWVEFRILSLPPRYNFVVPYSMLNTLFTLLLFWRFRLYSSMWAFFGFRELSRIFAACFFSATGIMIGIVIFNSSRAVNYSILYAVFLMLGVSVPRVIAYLSRNVGQRKSKRGGNVRRLMVIGAGVAGSAIIKEIMDNYYSNSRVVCCVDDDLAKKGKYIHGIEIIGGRELIAQAAETYMVDEIIITMPSVSAATIGDILEICKNTLCSVKTLPGLYQLLSGEYTVSKLRDVEVSDLLVREPITIDLDEVMDYVVQKTVLVTGGGGSIGSELCRQIANYNPAKLIILDIYENNVYDLQQDLKKRYPDLNLEVLIGSVRDYKRMESICQQHRPDIVYHAAAHKHVPFMESSPNEAIKNNVFGTLNIAKAAVASGAKRFVLISSDKAVNPSSIMGATKRLCEMVIQMMDGMHDTEFTAVRFGNVLNSAGSVFPLFKKQIEEGGPVTITHKDIIRYFMTISEAVSLVLQAGCYAKGGEIFVLDMGDPVRIDDMARNLIQLSGYIPDVDIEVIYTGLRPGEKLFEEILMDEEGLRKTNNKLIYVANPIVFDKEKFLTDCDALGQLAENNSVNALAKVQEMVVTYKTPESR, from the coding sequence ATGAGAAAAGACAGAAGCCTGCTCAAAAAAATATCACTACTGGTTTATGATATTATTATTATCCATCTGGCGTTGCTGCTGGCGTTGTGGGTCGAATTCCGCATACTCAGTTTGCCGCCAAGATATAATTTTGTTGTGCCGTATTCCATGCTCAATACACTGTTTACGCTGCTTCTGTTTTGGCGCTTTAGGTTATACAGCAGTATGTGGGCATTCTTTGGGTTTAGAGAGCTGTCAAGGATATTTGCGGCCTGCTTTTTCTCAGCGACAGGTATCATGATCGGCATTGTTATATTCAACTCGTCGCGTGCGGTCAATTACTCCATATTATACGCTGTATTTTTAATGCTCGGCGTGTCTGTTCCGCGTGTGATTGCTTATCTAAGCCGCAATGTCGGGCAGCGCAAGTCAAAAAGAGGCGGAAACGTCAGGCGACTTATGGTCATTGGTGCTGGCGTCGCGGGCAGTGCCATCATCAAAGAAATCATGGACAACTACTATTCCAACAGCCGGGTTGTTTGCTGCGTTGATGACGATCTCGCCAAAAAAGGAAAATACATACACGGCATAGAGATTATTGGTGGTAGAGAGTTGATTGCGCAAGCTGCCGAAACGTATATGGTCGATGAAATCATTATCACTATGCCTTCAGTGTCTGCTGCGACAATTGGCGATATTTTAGAGATTTGCAAAAACACTCTTTGCAGTGTAAAGACACTGCCCGGTCTCTATCAATTGCTCAGCGGAGAATACACTGTGTCAAAGTTGCGTGATGTAGAGGTCAGCGACTTGCTGGTGCGTGAGCCAATAACCATCGATTTGGATGAAGTCATGGATTACGTCGTGCAAAAAACCGTGCTGGTGACCGGTGGCGGTGGGTCAATCGGAAGCGAGCTATGCCGCCAAATTGCCAACTACAACCCCGCGAAACTCATCATTTTAGACATCTATGAAAACAACGTATATGACCTCCAACAGGATTTGAAAAAAAGATATCCTGACTTAAATCTTGAAGTGCTTATCGGCTCCGTGCGTGACTATAAACGTATGGAGAGCATTTGCCAGCAACATCGTCCCGACATCGTATACCACGCAGCAGCGCACAAACATGTGCCGTTTATGGAAAGCAGTCCCAACGAAGCCATCAAAAATAACGTATTCGGTACGCTCAATATCGCTAAAGCTGCTGTCGCAAGCGGTGCCAAGCGGTTTGTTCTCATTTCCAGCGACAAGGCTGTCAACCCATCCAGTATTATGGGCGCGACAAAACGGTTATGTGAAATGGTCATTCAAATGATGGATGGAATGCACGACACAGAGTTTACGGCCGTGCGATTTGGCAATGTGCTGAACAGCGCGGGCAGCGTATTCCCGCTGTTCAAGAAACAAATTGAGGAGGGCGGCCCCGTCACAATTACCCACAAAGATATTATTCGCTATTTTATGACGATTTCAGAAGCCGTTTCGCTTGTTTTGCAGGCGGGATGTTACGCCAAGGGCGGAGAAATTTTTGTGCTGGATATGGGCGATCCTGTTCGTATTGATGATATGGCTCGAAATCTCATCCAATTGTCCGGTTATATTCCCGATGTTGACATTGAAGTTATCTATACAGGCCTTAGACCCGGCGAAAAACTATTTGAAGAAATTCTTATGGACGAAGAGGGGCTTAGAAAAACGAACAATAAACTGATATATGTCGCCAATCCGATTGTCTTTGACAAAGAGAAATTTTTAACTGATTGCGACGCGCTTGGTCAATTGGCCGAAAATAACAGCGTCAATGCATTGGCAAAGGTCCAAGAAATGGTGGTTACGTATAAAACGCCGGAAAGCCGGTAG
- a CDS encoding LCP family protein, which produces MYATDNKKPKKAKEGNVKERKVSKAKIVGLVMCAIQLLATMVFIITLLMLNVLPMNLLLPALIVPIILWLIPLIIHLIAKKKAIFTKIISVFMSVIMIIGSVYIIQGRVALGRIAGGRTIVMIDTMVVVVLYDDPAETLQDAADYTFGVQRVTDSDNVEATVTHINNQLDTTITEVEYDNLLGAAQDLLNGEVGAIIYNAALTELIEEAYEGFSNAVRVIYSFKIRREIDNPSRDVSVRDDSFAIFISGIDTHGPIQATALSDVNLLMVINPTTHQILSITTPRDYFVRFPGVTGEQRDKLTHAGAFGIDVSVATIAALYDIDIPFYVRMNFTSFVRIIDALGGIDVYSTQAFNTQAGTSVRRGMNRFNGAQALAFSRERNNVTGGDFQRGRNHQAVLTATLNRMMSPAILTGFGTIMDSVGENVDTNMTLSQIQSLVRGQLDGGASWNIKSMDARGTGIFDYGFAMPGVRLYFVRPDMDSINEIKEQIAVVQRGGILVDADVIE; this is translated from the coding sequence ATGTATGCAACAGATAACAAAAAGCCGAAAAAAGCAAAAGAGGGAAACGTAAAAGAACGTAAAGTGAGCAAGGCAAAAATTGTCGGTCTTGTGATGTGCGCGATACAGCTGTTGGCAACAATGGTTTTTATCATTACTTTGCTAATGCTCAATGTGTTGCCGATGAACCTTTTGCTGCCGGCGCTGATTGTGCCGATTATACTGTGGCTGATTCCCCTTATTATTCATCTCATTGCCAAAAAGAAAGCGATTTTCACAAAAATTATCAGCGTCTTCATGTCGGTTATCATGATTATTGGCTCGGTGTATATTATTCAGGGTAGAGTTGCCTTGGGCAGAATTGCCGGCGGTCGCACCATTGTGATGATAGACACGATGGTGGTCGTCGTATTATACGATGATCCGGCAGAGACGCTGCAAGATGCTGCGGACTATACCTTTGGCGTTCAGCGCGTTACTGACAGCGATAACGTTGAGGCAACGGTGACACATATCAACAATCAGCTGGATACAACGATTACAGAAGTCGAATATGACAACTTACTTGGCGCGGCGCAAGACTTGCTCAACGGCGAAGTGGGGGCAATAATTTACAATGCTGCCCTTACCGAGCTTATCGAAGAAGCATATGAAGGATTTTCAAATGCCGTCAGAGTCATTTATTCGTTTAAAATCAGACGTGAGATTGATAACCCGTCTCGCGATGTCAGCGTGAGGGACGACTCGTTCGCGATTTTCATCAGCGGCATTGACACACATGGACCAATTCAAGCTACGGCACTCAGTGATGTCAATCTGCTGATGGTAATTAACCCGACGACGCATCAAATCCTATCGATTACGACACCGCGGGATTATTTTGTCAGATTCCCCGGTGTTACCGGCGAGCAGAGAGACAAGCTGACCCACGCCGGCGCCTTTGGTATTGATGTATCGGTAGCGACGATTGCTGCGCTATATGACATTGACATACCCTTCTATGTCAGAATGAATTTCACATCATTTGTGCGGATTATTGATGCCTTGGGCGGCATTGATGTATATTCAACACAAGCCTTCAATACCCAAGCCGGCACGTCGGTGAGACGGGGAATGAACCGGTTTAACGGCGCACAGGCGTTGGCGTTCTCGCGTGAAAGAAACAACGTCACAGGCGGTGACTTCCAGCGCGGACGCAATCACCAGGCCGTGCTGACCGCTACGCTCAACAGAATGATGTCGCCGGCAATTCTGACCGGATTTGGCACGATCATGGACAGCGTCGGCGAAAATGTAGACACAAATATGACACTCTCGCAAATTCAATCATTGGTGCGCGGGCAATTGGACGGCGGTGCGTCGTGGAATATCAAGTCCATGGATGCACGGGGAACCGGCATATTTGACTATGGATTCGCAATGCCGGGCGTGCGCCTCTATTTTGTGCGCCCCGACATGGATTCTATCAATGAAATCAAAGAACAAATCGCAGTGGTGCAGCGAGGCGGCATCCTCGTTGATGCCGATGTCATAGAATAA
- a CDS encoding sugar transferase yields MIDVVLALLGLVIFSPLFLALAVIIKLDSPGPVFFKQKRIGMHKACFNMLKFRTMRTDTPKDTPTHLLENPEQWISRTGKVMRKLSLDELPQIWNILTAKMSIIGPRPALWNQGDLIAERDKYGANDVRPGLTGWAQINGRDELPIVVKAKLDGDYVKNMSFCMDCKCFFGTVKSVLKRDGVVEGGIAEKAETVENFAEREETAVR; encoded by the coding sequence ATGATTGATGTTGTGCTTGCTTTATTGGGTTTGGTCATATTCTCGCCTTTGTTTTTGGCGTTGGCGGTAATCATTAAGTTAGATTCGCCTGGCCCCGTGTTTTTTAAGCAAAAGCGAATCGGCATGCATAAAGCTTGCTTTAACATGTTAAAATTCCGCACTATGCGCACTGATACGCCCAAAGATACACCGACGCATTTGCTGGAAAACCCAGAACAGTGGATCAGCAGAACGGGCAAGGTCATGCGCAAGCTGAGCTTAGACGAGTTGCCGCAAATCTGGAATATTCTCACAGCGAAAATGAGCATCATCGGGCCGCGCCCGGCGCTTTGGAACCAAGGCGATTTGATTGCTGAGCGGGACAAATATGGCGCCAACGATGTGCGCCCCGGCTTGACCGGTTGGGCACAAATCAACGGCCGCGATGAGCTGCCCATTGTTGTTAAAGCAAAGTTAGACGGCGATTACGTGAAGAACATGAGCTTTTGCATGGACTGCAAGTGCTTTTTCGGAACAGTCAAGAGCGTGTTGAAACGTGATGGCGTCGTGGAGGGCGGCATTGCCGAGAAAGCCGAAACAGTAGAAAATTTCGCTGAACGCGAGGAGACTGCTGTAAGATGA